Proteins found in one Ischnura elegans chromosome 11, ioIscEleg1.1, whole genome shotgun sequence genomic segment:
- the LOC124168185 gene encoding ribonuclease P/MRP protein subunit POP5, whose translation MVRFKNRYIAAQVETGKSPVDSQTEFTSAALYHSLINKVQQLHGDFGTAAIKVGFSAKYFNEPTKMAIIRVRHGPHRFILSSLPFVNEIDRHKVVINTLYVGATLLHCNKFLQKYQRRKLEQTWLQMKPGGRQKLEELVSALDVSKLSSKTRKNQ comes from the exons ATGGTTAGGTTTAAGAACAG GTATATTGCTGCTCAAGTTGAAACGGGGAAATCGCCTGTTGATTCACAAACTGAATTCACTTCAGCCGCACTCTATCATTCTCTAATCAACAAAGTTCAGCAGCTTCATGGCGATTTTGGAACTGCTGCAATTAAAGTTGGATTCAGTG cgAAGTACTTCAACGAACCCACGAAGATGGCCATTATAAGGGTGCGTCATGGACCTCATAGGTTCATCCTCAGTTCGTTGCCTTTTGTGAATGAAATTGACCGTCATAAAGTGGTCATTAATACGCTTTACGTGGGAGCTACGCTTTTGCATTGCAACAAGTTTTTACAG AAGTACCAGCGGAGGAAGTTGGAGCAGACATGGTTGCAAATGAAGCCAGGAGGACGGCAGAAGCTGGAGGAGTTAGTCTCAGCCCTGGATGTGTCAAAACTCTCAAGTAAAACACGCAAGAATCAGTGA